The Porphyrobacter sp. LM 6 sequence CCCGGCTGATGGGCCTGGCCGGCGCGTTTGCATTAGTGCTCGGCGTCATCTCCGGTACATTGGCGGATGCCAGCCCCGCGATAGCCCAGCCACTTTCGCCTTTTTCGCCTGACAATCCCCTGGCGCCCTCCACGCTGCTGGACGTTCATGCATGACCTGGACAAAGCGCCTGCTCGTAATTGGGCTTGTTGCATTTGGGGCAGCTCTTGGGGGCACGTATCTTGGCCGTGAGCTGCTTGCGAGCACAGGCGAGGACGAGACGGAGTTGCATGCGCTCCTGCACAGCGAGCTTGACCTTGACGCGCAGCAGGCGGCAAAAATCGAGTTGATTGAACGCCGTTTTTCAACCCGCCGGAAAGCACTCGAGCTCGAGATGCGCGCCGCCAATGCCCATCTTGCCGAAGCGATGGAGGCCGAACACGGCTACGGGCCGGAGGTTTCGGCTGCGGTCGATCACACGCATCAGGTGATGGGCGAACTGCAAAAAGAAACGCTGGAGCATCTTTTCGCCATGCGCGCGGTGCTTACGCCCGACCAGGCAGCACGGTTTGACCGTACCGTAACAAAAGCGCTGACACCAGAAGTGCAGTGACTTTCCCGCTCAGCCAGGGGAGCGACAGCGAACTTGCGGTTCTCGCACTTGCTGGTCGTCAGGATGCTTACCGGGAACTGCTGGCACGCTACCGTGAGAAAATCTTCCGGTTCGTGGCTGCGTCGGTTGGAGATTCCCAAGAAGCAGTAGACCTCACGCAGGAGACGTTCGTTGCAGCATTCGCTGCACTTGGAAAATATGATCATGACCGACCATTCCTGTTCTGGCTGAAGCGTATCGCGCTCAACAAGTGTCGCGATTGGTCGCGAAGACGAAAAGCCCGGGCATTTTTCGTTCGGGCGGAACCGCTCGAGCTGGCATTTGAAGTCGCTGATGACGCCATATCCGCCGATGTGCAGGCAGAGAGCCGGGCTGAACTGAAGCGGGTTTCAGCCGCTATCTCGCGCCTTCCGTCACGGCTCAGGGAAGCGCTCGTGCTTCGCACGATCGATGGGCTAAGTCAGTCAGAAGCGGCTGCTGTCCTGGGGGTAAGCGAAAAGGCGGTCGAGACGCGTCTGCATCGCGCGCGAGCCCGATTGAAAGCAAATCTCGAAAGCAAATGACCACCGGCCGCCGAATTTAGGCGCGGGGACTATGGCTGATCCCGAGTGAGCCAGTGCGTCTCGCCGATAAAGCTGGTCATCGTCATGCAAAGCGGCCATCGCAAGCAAGTGCGCTGATCGCCCCGAGCTGACGCCTATCCTGCGCAGCAGCCGATTCCGCCCTGCTAGCATAGTTCACCACTGCAAAAGTCGAGAGACGCGAAAAAAATTTGAGGGGTGTCCGGATCAGGCGCGTATATGCTTGTATGAACACTCCGATCCTTACCCGCCGCCACCTGATTGCAGGCCTCGGTGCCGCGTCAGCCTTTGCCACAGTGCCTGCCTGGGCGCAGGGTCACAACATTCACCGCGATCAGGGAGGCGGTCACGGTCGGGGTGGCCCGCTCATTCCTGCTGGGTTCGGTGAGCTTTCCGGCGAAGTGATCGATCTGACCGTGGCCAGCGGTCATCGCATCGTCGAAGGACGGCGTGGTCCCGGTGTCGCGGTCAACGGGAGCGTACCGGGTCCCTTGATCCGCTTGCGCGAAGGGCAGAACGTCCGTCTCAATGTCACGAACAAACTGGGTTCGGACACGTCAATCCATTGGCACGGCCTGCTCGTTCCATTTCATATGGATGGTGTTCCCGGCGTGAGTTTCCCTGGCATTCATCCCGGCCAGACATTCAGCTACGAATTTCCGATCCGGCAGGCGGGGACCTATTGGTATCACAGCCATTCAGGCCTGCAGGAACAGTCGGGGCATTATGGCCCTCTGGTTATCGATCCGTCTGGTCCGGAGCCTGTCGAATTTGACCGGGACTACATTCTGCTTCTCAGCGATTTCACGGTGCTCGACCCGCATTTCATCATGAGCCGTTTGCGCACCGGTGAAGGCTATTTCAATCGCCAGCAGAGCACCTGGACCGACGACTATCCGCTGTCTGCGCAAGAGCGACGCATGTGGGCCCAAATGCGGATGATGCCCACCGATATCATGGATATCGGCTCTCCGACCTACACCTTCCTTGCCAATGGGCGAGGGCCGACCGAGGGGCTTGAATACCTGTTTCGTGCCGGTGAGCGCGTGAGGTTGCGGGTCATCAACGGCTCGGCGCAGAGCTTCTTCAACGTCCGCATTCCCGGCTTGGCAATGACCATCATCGCCGCAGATGGCCAGAACGTCCGGCCGGTTGAAGTCGATGAATTTCAGATCGGCACGGCAGAAACCTATGACGTGATTGTCACGCCGGGCAATGCCGAGGCCTATGCCATAGTCGGTGAGTCGATGGATCGGTCGGGAATGGCGCTGGCCATGCTGGCGAGCCGTCCCGGAGCGCGGGCGGATGTACCCGCTCTGCGCGATCCACCGCTGCTGACGATGGGCGACATGGGCATGGATCACGGCTCGGGCGGCATGGACCATAGCGCGCCTTCTGCCGATACCGGTGCCAAGGAAGCAATGGGTAGTGTGGGCCCCATGGACCATGCGGCGATGGGTCATGCCACACCAGATGCATCAATGGGCGCTTCGGATGACACTATGGCCGGAATGGCAATGGGCGGCATGAGCATGGCCGGCATGAAGATGCGCGACACAACACTGCTGCCTCCCGATGTCAAGGTCGGCCCGGGCGTCGACATGGTTTCGATGTCTCCGGTGGACAAGATGGGAGATCCCGGTCTTGGCCTGCGCGACGTGGATCACCGCGTGCTCAACTATCGCATGCTGACGGCGCTTGAGCCGAACCAAGACACGCGCGAACCTTCGCGGCTCCTCGAGCTGCATCTCACGGGCAATATGGACCGCTACATGTGGTCTTTTGACGGAAGAATGTACTCTTCTGTCAGTGATGTTCCAATCCGCTTCGCCTGGAACGAGCGGGTCCGGGTGAAGCTCATCAACAATACCATGATGGCGCACCCGATCCATCTTCACGGCATGTTCTTCGAGCTGGTCAATGGTGCCGAGCCAGCCCATCAGCCTCGAAAGAACATCGTGATCGTGCAACCGGGCGCCAGCGCTCAGTTCGACCTCACTGCCAACGAGCCGGGTGACTGGGCGTTCCACTGCCACCTGCTTTACCACATGCACGGCGGCATGATGCAGACCGTGACCGTGGTCGGCCCGGGCGGTGCAGCATGAACGTCCGGCCCCTCGTCTCACTCTTCCTTGCGGGAGCGTCCCTGAGCGCAGCACCGGCGATGGCCCAGCATCAGGGGCATGACATGCCAATGCCGATGCCGCCACCGGCGCCGGCGCCGGCCCCGAGTCCGGCTCCCGCACCGCAGCAGCCAGATCCCCACGCCGGGCATGTGATGCCCGATCGTCCTGCCGCATCCGAAGAGGAAACGGTCGATCCGCACGCAGGCCATACCATGCCCGAAGGATCAATGCCGGCTCCCGATGCCATGGCCGACATGAAGCAGGAAACCATGGATCACAGCGCCATGGATGGCGCCATGCCTGCCTCGCCCGGGCCCGAGATGGAAACCCCCCCGCCGCCAGAGGCGGGGAGCGGTCCTCCGCGCGCCGCCGACGCCATCTGGGGCGCCGATGCAATGCGGGCCTCGCGAGACGATCTCAGGCGCGAAAGCGGTGATTTCCCGGTTTTCTGGTTTCAGGGTGATCGTTTGGAAATCCATGCCCGCGAGGGTGCAGAAGACTACATCTGGGATTTTCAGGGGTATTACGGCGGTCCAACGAGCCGGTTCTGGTTCAAAACTGAAGGTGAGGGAGCCTTCGGCGACAAGCCCGAAAGCGCTGAGTTTCAAGCCCTCTATTCACGTGCGATCAGGCCATTCTGGGATCTCCAGGCCGGTGTGCGCCAGGACCTCGCAGGACCCGATACGACCTATGCCGTTCTGGGCATCCAAGGCGTTGCGCCCTATCTCTTTCAGGTTGATGCGGCGGCTTTCGTCTCACAACGCGGTGACGTTACGGCAAGGATCGAGGCAGAGCTCGACCAGCGTATTACCCAGCGCCTGATCTTCCAGCCTCGTGTTGAGATCAACATGGCTGCCCAGGACATTCCGATCCTTGGCGTCGGAGCGGGCATCGACAAGGTCGAGGCTGGCTTGCGTTTGCGTTACGAGATTATCCGCGAGTTTGCGCCTTACATCGGGATCGAACAGACGTGGCGCATTGGCAACGGCGCGGACTTCGCCCGCGCCCGCGGCGAGGATCCGAGTGCCACCAACTATCTTGTCGGCATCCGGTTTTGGTTTTGAAATGAAGGACAATCCAATGAAATTTGCTTCGATTTTCGCCGCTCTTGCAGTGGTTGCGTCGCCTTTGGCACTCCCATCGATGGCTTCTGCTCACACTCGCGTTGTCGCCTCTACTCCGGCAGAGGGCGCAACCGTTGCTGGCACGCGCACAGTCACGCTGACTTTCAATGAAGCGCTGTTGCCCCCCACTGCTGCTGCCAGCATCGTAATGACGGCGATGCCGGGGATGGCAAATCACAGTCCGATGGCGATCCGCAATTTCACCACTGCCTGGTCGAACGGGAACAAGACCATGACCCTCACGCTTACCAAACCTTTGGCGAAGGGCAGCTATGAGGTGCGCTGGCAAGCCGCAGGTGCTGATGGTCACCGCATGAACGGCACTGTCAAGTTTACCGTCAGCTGATCGCGCTATGGGGTGGGCGATCGAACCTGGTTTGCGTTTTCTGAATTACGCGGTGCTCCTGGGGATGTTCGGGAGCACCGCGTTTCGATTAATCGCGCTTCGGAGCGCCCACTTTCTCTCTGTCGGTAATCGGACGTCGCTAGGCCTGATCGGGGGGGCTGCGGCTGCATTCGTTCTCTCCGTCGTTCTTATGCTCGTCTCGGTGGCGGCAATGATGGGCATGCCCCTATCCGACCTTGACTGGCCGACGATCTCCATGATGGCGTTCGGCACGGATATCGGTATTGCATTTGCCGTTCGCATCATCCTGCTGTTTCTCGCATTATGCTTTCTTGTCGCCGTCAGGGCCACGAAACTCAGCCAGGTAGCCGTCGCCGCCTGTTTCGCAGCGGCACTTCTCTCGCTCGGATGGAGCGGTCACGCCGCTGCTGGCGAGGGAGGCATCGGGCTCCTGCATCGGCTCAACAATGGCGCACACCTGATTGCCGCAGGTTTGTGGCTTGGCGCCATCATTTGCTTTGTTGACCTCACTGTGAAGTTGCATCGGCGGCCGGATCGGGAGCAGGCTCTCGCATTGCTTTCGCAGATCCATGCGTTCGCGCCGCTCGGCGTGGGCTTGGTGGCAGTGGTGGCCATCACGGGCCTCATAAATTCCCAGCTGATATTCGGTATTCAAAACAGCTTGGTCGTTCTGAGTACGCCTTATGGGTTGATGCTGGCTGCCAAACTGATCCTCGTCGGCGGCATGGTTGCGTTCGGAGCCAACAACGCGGCGATTGGACGCCGTTTCGCAACGTCTGGTGAACCATCGGAAAATTCGGTGCACGACGTGCTAGCGCGGTTGCGCCTCAGTCTGGGAGGTGAGCTTTGTCTTGCCGTCGGCGTTCTGGGCCTCGTAGCTGTTCTGGGCCTCGCGTCGCCAGGAATGCTGTAGATCGAAAGTTCATGAAAAAGGGGGTTTCAATGGTTCGATATCGAGCATGCAAAATTGCGGGAGTACTGGCGGGCGTGATCTTGCTGATACAAAGCCCAGTATTGGCGCACCCCAGTACCACCGCGAAGGGGAAGGACGCTGAAGAAGGGACTACAGTGGCTACGGCCTTGGATGGTCCCGTTGAAGCGGTGGCGGACTTTCATGCGGCGCTAGCGAAGGGCGATACTGCCGCTGCACTTTCGCTTCTGGCCGAAGATGTGCTCATTTTCGAATCCGGTGGGACGGAGAACAGCCGAGCTGAATATGCCAGTCATCATTTCAAATCAGATGCCGCTTTCAGCGCCGCAGTTC is a genomic window containing:
- a CDS encoding YybH family protein; its protein translation is MILLIQSPVLAHPSTTAKGKDAEEGTTVATALDGPVEAVADFHAALAKGDTAAALSLLAEDVLIFESGGTENSRAEYASHHFKSDAAFSAAVPRMLISRTHGEQGDTAWVMSVENVEGTYRDRQIKSRSVETMLLRRVNGSWQIFHIHWSSADQR
- a CDS encoding copper resistance protein CopC — encoded protein: MSASGFGFEMKDNPMKFASIFAALAVVASPLALPSMASAHTRVVASTPAEGATVAGTRTVTLTFNEALLPPTAAASIVMTAMPGMANHSPMAIRNFTTAWSNGNKTMTLTLTKPLAKGSYEVRWQAAGADGHRMNGTVKFTVS
- a CDS encoding CopD family protein translates to MMAFGTDIGIAFAVRIILLFLALCFLVAVRATKLSQVAVAACFAAALLSLGWSGHAAAGEGGIGLLHRLNNGAHLIAAGLWLGAIICFVDLTVKLHRRPDREQALALLSQIHAFAPLGVGLVAVVAITGLINSQLIFGIQNSLVVLSTPYGLMLAAKLILVGGMVAFGANNAAIGRRFATSGEPSENSVHDVLARLRLSLGGELCLAVGVLGLVAVLGLASPGML
- a CDS encoding copper resistance system multicopper oxidase; translation: MNTPILTRRHLIAGLGAASAFATVPAWAQGHNIHRDQGGGHGRGGPLIPAGFGELSGEVIDLTVASGHRIVEGRRGPGVAVNGSVPGPLIRLREGQNVRLNVTNKLGSDTSIHWHGLLVPFHMDGVPGVSFPGIHPGQTFSYEFPIRQAGTYWYHSHSGLQEQSGHYGPLVIDPSGPEPVEFDRDYILLLSDFTVLDPHFIMSRLRTGEGYFNRQQSTWTDDYPLSAQERRMWAQMRMMPTDIMDIGSPTYTFLANGRGPTEGLEYLFRAGERVRLRVINGSAQSFFNVRIPGLAMTIIAADGQNVRPVEVDEFQIGTAETYDVIVTPGNAEAYAIVGESMDRSGMALAMLASRPGARADVPALRDPPLLTMGDMGMDHGSGGMDHSAPSADTGAKEAMGSVGPMDHAAMGHATPDASMGASDDTMAGMAMGGMSMAGMKMRDTTLLPPDVKVGPGVDMVSMSPVDKMGDPGLGLRDVDHRVLNYRMLTALEPNQDTREPSRLLELHLTGNMDRYMWSFDGRMYSSVSDVPIRFAWNERVRVKLINNTMMAHPIHLHGMFFELVNGAEPAHQPRKNIVIVQPGASAQFDLTANEPGDWAFHCHLLYHMHGGMMQTVTVVGPGGAA
- a CDS encoding periplasmic heavy metal sensor; this translates as MTWTKRLLVIGLVAFGAALGGTYLGRELLASTGEDETELHALLHSELDLDAQQAAKIELIERRFSTRRKALELEMRAANAHLAEAMEAEHGYGPEVSAAVDHTHQVMGELQKETLEHLFAMRAVLTPDQAARFDRTVTKALTPEVQ
- a CDS encoding RNA polymerase sigma factor, coding for MTFPLSQGSDSELAVLALAGRQDAYRELLARYREKIFRFVAASVGDSQEAVDLTQETFVAAFAALGKYDHDRPFLFWLKRIALNKCRDWSRRRKARAFFVRAEPLELAFEVADDAISADVQAESRAELKRVSAAISRLPSRLREALVLRTIDGLSQSEAAAVLGVSEKAVETRLHRARARLKANLESK
- a CDS encoding copper resistance protein B, whose amino-acid sequence is MPDRPAASEEETVDPHAGHTMPEGSMPAPDAMADMKQETMDHSAMDGAMPASPGPEMETPPPPEAGSGPPRAADAIWGADAMRASRDDLRRESGDFPVFWFQGDRLEIHAREGAEDYIWDFQGYYGGPTSRFWFKTEGEGAFGDKPESAEFQALYSRAIRPFWDLQAGVRQDLAGPDTTYAVLGIQGVAPYLFQVDAAAFVSQRGDVTARIEAELDQRITQRLIFQPRVEINMAAQDIPILGVGAGIDKVEAGLRLRYEIIREFAPYIGIEQTWRIGNGADFARARGEDPSATNYLVGIRFWF